A section of the Desulfuribacillus stibiiarsenatis genome encodes:
- the aroA gene encoding 3-phosphoshikimate 1-carboxyvinyltransferase yields the protein MGQNNKIAFHPISTLTGECEVPGDKSISHRAVIFGSISKGITEINNFLPGLDCISTISCFQKLGVEIKQKTSSTVIVKGVGLHGLLEPYDVLDVGNSGTTIRLLTGLLSGTKFYSVLTGDSSIRKRPMKRVKEPLQQMGANLMGRDQGNLAPITIIGAPLQPMHYHSPVASAQVKSSILLAGLWVDGQTVVTEPTKSRDHTERMYTSFGGSLHVDGNTVTILGGSPKLEGQKVNVPGDISSAAFLMVAASIIPNSEICIRNVGMNPTRSGIVDALLAMNADIEIINERKYGEELVADFIVRSSNLIGTEISGDIIPRLIDEIPVLLIAATQAKGKTVIRDAKELRVKETDRIQVMHDELLKLGVITIPREDGMEIDGEQEFTSGTIYTHHDHRIGMCFAIAGCVAKGPIFIEDYDAVKVSFPNFTEVMNSLGAICE from the coding sequence ATGGGCCAAAACAACAAGATTGCGTTTCATCCTATAAGTACATTGACAGGTGAATGTGAGGTTCCTGGAGATAAATCAATATCTCACAGAGCTGTTATTTTTGGTAGTATTTCTAAGGGTATAACAGAAATCAATAATTTTTTGCCTGGTTTAGATTGCATTAGTACGATAAGTTGTTTCCAAAAACTAGGAGTAGAGATTAAACAAAAGACATCGAGCACAGTTATTGTGAAAGGTGTCGGGTTACATGGTCTCTTAGAACCATATGATGTATTAGATGTTGGAAATTCTGGAACAACTATCAGGTTATTAACGGGGCTGTTAAGTGGTACGAAATTTTATTCCGTATTAACTGGTGACTCTTCTATTCGTAAACGTCCAATGAAAAGAGTGAAAGAACCTTTACAACAAATGGGTGCTAATCTTATGGGGAGAGATCAAGGGAATTTAGCTCCTATTACAATCATTGGAGCTCCATTACAACCGATGCATTATCACTCTCCAGTGGCAAGCGCACAAGTTAAATCTAGTATTTTATTAGCTGGGTTATGGGTTGATGGACAAACGGTTGTTACGGAACCTACAAAGTCCCGAGATCACACAGAGCGTATGTATACATCTTTTGGCGGTTCATTACATGTAGATGGAAATACAGTGACAATTCTTGGAGGATCTCCAAAATTAGAGGGACAAAAAGTTAATGTTCCTGGTGATATTTCTTCTGCTGCTTTTTTAATGGTTGCTGCATCCATTATTCCAAATAGCGAAATTTGTATTCGAAATGTAGGAATGAATCCAACTAGGTCAGGAATCGTTGATGCTTTGTTAGCAATGAATGCAGACATAGAGATAATCAATGAAAGAAAGTACGGAGAAGAGCTAGTTGCTGATTTCATTGTTCGTTCAAGTAACTTAATAGGTACAGAAATTTCGGGTGATATCATTCCTCGTTTAATTGATGAAATCCCAGTCTTACTAATTGCCGCAACGCAAGCAAAAGGGAAGACCGTAATAAGAGACGCGAAGGAATTACGGGTAAAAGAAACAGATCGTATTCAAGTTATGCATGACGAGTTATTAAAACTTGGTGTTATAACTATCCCAAGGGAAGACGGAATGGAAATAGACGGTGAACAAGAGTTCACAAGTGGTACAATATATACTCATCACGACCATAGGATAGGTATGTGCTTTGCAATCGCTGGTTGTGTTGCTAAAGGGCCAATCTTCATTGAAGACTATGATGCAGTTAAAGTTTCATTTCCTAATTTTACTGAAGTTATGAATTCACTAGGGGCAATCTGTGAATAA
- the trpD gene encoding anthranilate phosphoribosyltransferase, with translation MLNLYLERIKSGKDLTEVEAQSALSHIMEGKATEQEIEDLLINLSSKGESIEEIIGFARAMRQYSIKVDLGTTELLDTCGTGGDGGKIFNVSTAVAIIAAAAGVAVAKHGNRAISGKSGSIDVLEQLGIAIDLDVAELKTIFMQTNLAFLFALHHHPAMKYVGPVRKKLKKRTIFNMLGPITNPAGANYQLIGVYSEELTDKIATALLKLGCRKGLIVHSYSGLDELSIDGPTKVTEINNGNLSSFNIEPTQVGLQQSLLHEISGGTPEENANIIRKILEGEKGPNRDIVLFNAGAALYTSNHSTSIEAGVELAARIIDEGIAWTKLNQYIQISNELVMNRGAQHDIR, from the coding sequence ATGCTTAATCTATATCTAGAGAGGATTAAGAGCGGTAAAGATCTCACAGAGGTTGAGGCCCAATCTGCACTTTCTCACATCATGGAAGGCAAAGCGACAGAACAAGAGATAGAAGATTTGTTAATTAATTTATCATCTAAAGGTGAAAGTATAGAAGAAATTATAGGTTTTGCTAGAGCCATGCGTCAATATTCAATAAAGGTAGATTTAGGAACTACAGAGCTTCTTGATACATGCGGTACTGGAGGAGACGGTGGTAAAATATTTAACGTTTCAACTGCAGTAGCGATTATAGCAGCAGCCGCTGGAGTTGCCGTAGCAAAACACGGGAATCGTGCAATATCAGGGAAAAGTGGTAGCATTGACGTTCTAGAGCAACTTGGTATCGCCATCGACCTGGATGTTGCGGAGTTAAAGACTATCTTTATGCAGACAAATTTAGCTTTTTTATTTGCTTTGCATCATCATCCAGCTATGAAATATGTAGGACCAGTAAGAAAAAAACTAAAAAAACGAACCATTTTTAACATGTTAGGACCGATAACGAACCCTGCAGGTGCAAACTATCAATTAATAGGAGTATATAGTGAAGAATTAACTGATAAAATTGCAACTGCGTTACTTAAGCTTGGTTGTAGAAAAGGGCTAATCGTTCACAGTTATTCTGGTCTAGATGAGCTTAGCATTGATGGCCCGACTAAAGTAACTGAAATTAATAACGGAAATCTGAGCAGCTTTAATATAGAGCCAACGCAGGTGGGTCTACAACAATCCCTGCTACATGAAATCTCAGGGGGTACGCCAGAAGAAAACGCTAATATAATTCGCAAAATATTAGAAGGTGAAAAAGGGCCAAACCGTGATATAGTATTATTCAATGCAGGTGCGGCCTTGTATACATCAAACCATAGCACTTCCATAGAAGCGGGAGTAGAACTCGCAGCTAGAATTATTGATGAAGGCATTGCCTGGACCAAATTAAATCAATATATACAGATATCAAATGAACTTGTAATGAATAGGGGGGCGCAACATGATATTAGATAA
- a CDS encoding phosphoribosylanthranilate isomerase produces the protein MLKVKICGINDKHIFEFLIQEQKIHYLGMIFAESKRKVTMELLSEFAQSLPIDKENSNINTKFVAVFMNQSLDEVEFALNAFPFDMIQLHGEETVGYCKKIKKMYPNIQTIKTLSIPHNIIDESLIIQDLQRKISYYRNCVDMFLLDTKIGNLVGGTGEVFPWDVVKPLIDNTYRDYPIGIAGGLHPDNVRNLMETIAPDFIDVNSGLEVDGIKNKDKILQLMNVLEGVNRVK, from the coding sequence ATGCTTAAAGTGAAAATATGTGGAATCAATGATAAACATATTTTTGAATTCTTAATTCAAGAACAAAAGATACATTATCTAGGAATGATCTTTGCAGAAAGTAAGCGTAAAGTTACAATGGAATTGTTAAGTGAGTTTGCTCAATCACTGCCAATCGATAAAGAAAATAGCAATATAAATACAAAGTTCGTAGCGGTTTTTATGAATCAGAGCTTGGATGAAGTAGAGTTTGCTCTAAACGCATTTCCATTCGATATGATTCAATTACATGGAGAAGAAACCGTTGGTTACTGCAAAAAAATCAAAAAGATGTATCCGAATATACAAACCATAAAAACACTATCGATACCACACAACATCATTGATGAAAGTTTAATTATACAAGATTTACAGCGCAAAATTTCGTATTACAGAAATTGTGTCGATATGTTTTTACTTGATACCAAGATTGGAAATTTAGTCGGAGGGACAGGTGAAGTGTTCCCTTGGGATGTTGTGAAACCGCTCATAGATAATACGTATCGGGATTATCCTATAGGAATAGCAGGTGGACTTCATCCAGACAATGTAAGAAATCTAATGGAAACAATTGCACCTGATTTCATAGACGTTAATAGTGGTCTAGAAGTAGACGGCATAAAGAACAAAGATAAAATATTGCAATTAATGAACGTATTGGAGGGTGTCAATCGTGTCAAATAA
- the trpB gene encoding tryptophan synthase subunit beta, whose protein sequence is MDSKQSKQGKQGRFGKFGGQFVPETVMFAVRELEEQYNHYKSDPDFIKEYHYLLENYSGRKTPLYFAQRLSEQLGGAKIYLKREDLNHTGAHKINNTIGQALLAKKMGKTKIVAETGAGQHGVATATVCALLGLECTVFMGEEDVRRQKLNVFRMELLGAKVQAVTSGTRTLKDATNEALRYWVANVEDTFYIIGSVVGPHPYPTIVRDFQRIIGDEAREQFLAQESKLPDCVVACVGGGSNAIGMFTAFLDDQQVQLIGVEAAGEGIDTDRHAATMTKGSIGILHGMKTYLLQDSYGQIIPVHSISAGLDYPGIGPEHAHLKDIQRVEYKPITDQEALDAFQRLCKTEGIIAALESSHAVAEAIKLAPSMKSDQSIIICLSGRGDKDVHTILEYLGGAQNE, encoded by the coding sequence ATGGATTCGAAACAAAGCAAACAAGGCAAACAAGGTCGTTTTGGAAAGTTTGGTGGACAGTTTGTTCCTGAAACTGTAATGTTTGCAGTGAGAGAGCTAGAAGAACAGTATAATCATTATAAATCAGATCCGGATTTTATAAAGGAATATCATTATCTTTTAGAGAATTATTCTGGTCGCAAAACACCACTGTACTTTGCTCAACGATTAAGTGAACAGTTAGGCGGAGCCAAAATATACCTAAAAAGAGAAGACTTGAATCACACGGGTGCTCATAAAATCAATAATACAATTGGTCAGGCTCTTTTAGCAAAGAAAATGGGGAAAACTAAAATAGTTGCTGAAACAGGTGCTGGGCAACATGGTGTAGCGACTGCGACGGTTTGTGCTTTATTAGGATTAGAATGCACTGTTTTTATGGGAGAAGAAGATGTACGCCGACAAAAACTTAATGTATTCCGTATGGAGCTATTAGGTGCTAAAGTTCAAGCTGTAACTTCTGGTACGAGAACCTTAAAAGACGCTACTAATGAGGCATTGCGATATTGGGTTGCTAATGTAGAAGATACTTTTTATATTATAGGATCCGTCGTTGGACCTCATCCATATCCAACGATTGTACGTGATTTTCAGAGAATTATAGGTGATGAGGCAAGGGAGCAGTTTTTGGCTCAAGAATCGAAACTTCCTGATTGTGTCGTTGCTTGCGTAGGTGGTGGCAGTAATGCAATAGGTATGTTTACGGCCTTTCTTGACGATCAACAGGTACAACTGATTGGTGTTGAAGCAGCTGGTGAAGGAATTGATACGGACCGCCATGCCGCTACGATGACGAAGGGAAGTATTGGAATCCTCCATGGAATGAAAACCTATTTATTACAAGATTCGTATGGACAGATTATCCCTGTTCATTCAATATCTGCAGGATTAGATTATCCAGGCATAGGACCAGAACACGCTCATTTAAAAGACATTCAAAGGGTTGAATATAAACCGATTACCGACCAGGAAGCACTAGATGCCTTTCAGCGTCTTTGTAAAACAGAAGGTATCATAGCTGCATTAGAAAGCTCCCATGCAGTAGCTGAAGCGATTAAACTTGCGCCATCTATGAAATCTGACCAAAGTATAATTATTTGCCTATCTGGAAGAGGAGATAAAGATGTGCATACAATTTTAGAGTATTTAGGGGGTGCACAAAATGAGTAA
- a CDS encoding prephenate dehydrogenase, with protein sequence MNQITNTKQVCIIGVGLIGGSIALSIKETFPEYEIVGIDTDLSIIHEAISMGVVDWGTIDLNQGVEKADIIFVATPVKATEYIIKQLCQAQLKPDCIVTDVGSTKENIYESARCFQEKSISFIGGHPMAGSEKSGVKASNRRLFENAYYILTPSDWTPQHAVDVLKNVLESTKAEIIVMSSKVHDEVVGAISHLPHIVASALVNFVREKKDNPYYTALAAGGFRDITRIASASVEMWRDIVISNRESMLEILTEWERHIADIKQAIDVNDIVQIEQFFDTAKNFRDDLPIRQQSLIHQAYQLNVDVPDHPGVIGNIASVLGRNGVNIRNIYITHNRERGEGAMRLTFVSRDVQQRAYEVLTTAGYGVQIED encoded by the coding sequence GTGAACCAAATAACGAATACTAAACAAGTTTGCATTATAGGCGTCGGACTAATTGGAGGTTCGATCGCCTTATCTATTAAAGAAACATTTCCAGAGTATGAGATCGTTGGAATCGACACAGATTTGAGCATTATTCATGAAGCTATATCTATGGGTGTAGTAGACTGGGGAACAATTGACTTAAATCAAGGAGTGGAGAAGGCTGATATTATTTTTGTTGCAACACCAGTCAAAGCAACTGAATATATCATTAAACAATTATGCCAAGCCCAATTAAAACCGGATTGTATAGTCACAGATGTGGGTAGTACGAAAGAGAACATTTATGAATCGGCAAGATGCTTTCAAGAAAAGTCAATATCATTCATTGGTGGACATCCGATGGCTGGATCAGAAAAATCCGGAGTAAAAGCATCAAACCGCAGACTATTCGAAAACGCATATTACATTCTAACGCCAAGCGATTGGACTCCTCAGCATGCAGTAGATGTTCTGAAGAATGTATTAGAATCGACAAAGGCAGAGATTATTGTCATGTCCTCTAAGGTACATGATGAGGTAGTAGGAGCTATTAGTCACTTACCGCACATCGTAGCATCAGCCTTAGTCAATTTCGTACGTGAGAAAAAGGATAATCCATATTATACAGCGCTGGCAGCAGGAGGATTTCGGGATATTACTCGTATCGCTTCAGCAAGTGTTGAAATGTGGAGAGATATTGTCATTAGTAATAGAGAATCGATGCTTGAAATACTGACAGAATGGGAACGTCATATAGCGGACATTAAACAAGCGATTGACGTGAATGATATAGTTCAAATTGAGCAGTTTTTTGATACGGCGAAAAATTTCCGTGATGATTTACCAATTCGGCAACAAAGTTTAATTCACCAAGCATATCAACTCAATGTCGATGTGCCTGACCATCCGGGTGTCATTGGTAATATCGCTAGTGTACTTGGACGTAATGGTGTAAATATTAGAAATATATATATTACACACAATCGTGAGCGTGGAGAAGGTGCTATGCGTCTAACATTTGTGTCCCGAGATGTACAACAACGAGCGTATGAGGTCTTAACCACAGCCGGGTACGGAGTGCAGATTGAAGATTAA
- the trpC gene encoding indole-3-glycerol phosphate synthase TrpC yields the protein MILDKIVEQKKLEVEALKELYQGKNYQKLLTEVLPVRNFYQNLKEHSRTYPLAIIAEVKKASPSKGIIKEDFDPIRTANEYASNAVAAISVLTDSEFFKGSFEYLKAIRSEVNLPLLCKDFIISPYQIIHARKHGADAILLIAKILEKEDIQSLYQFATDLGMDCLIEIHDGNDLDKALTLDAKIIGINNRDLDTFETHLRNTEKWIKHIPQHIIKISESGIDSKQDSQTVRKYGANGILVGESLMRSNSIANKIKELRLEELMLNA from the coding sequence ATGATATTAGATAAAATAGTAGAACAAAAGAAACTTGAAGTAGAGGCATTAAAAGAGTTGTACCAAGGTAAAAATTATCAAAAACTTTTGACAGAAGTATTACCTGTTCGAAACTTTTATCAAAACCTAAAAGAACATAGTAGAACATATCCTCTAGCAATCATTGCAGAAGTAAAAAAAGCATCACCATCCAAAGGAATCATCAAAGAAGATTTTGATCCCATTCGTACTGCCAATGAATATGCAAGTAATGCTGTAGCGGCAATCTCAGTTTTAACTGATAGTGAATTTTTCAAAGGGAGTTTTGAATATTTAAAAGCCATTCGATCAGAAGTGAATCTGCCATTATTATGCAAAGATTTTATTATTAGCCCCTATCAGATTATTCATGCAAGAAAACACGGTGCAGATGCCATTCTCTTAATTGCCAAAATATTAGAAAAGGAAGACATTCAATCTTTATATCAGTTTGCAACTGATTTGGGCATGGATTGCTTAATAGAAATACACGATGGTAATGATTTGGATAAAGCACTTACCTTAGATGCTAAAATTATCGGAATCAATAACAGAGATTTAGATACATTTGAGACACATTTAAGAAACACTGAAAAGTGGATAAAGCACATACCACAGCATATTATCAAGATTAGTGAAAGTGGAATTGATTCTAAGCAAGACAGTCAAACTGTTCGAAAATATGGTGCCAATGGAATATTAGTTGGAGAATCGTTAATGAGATCCAACTCTATCGCTAATAAAATCAAGGAGCTTCGGTTAGAGGAGCTGATGCTCAATGCTTAA
- the trpA gene encoding tryptophan synthase subunit alpha, which yields MSKLFVPFISAGYPTIDTTKNILLEFNDMGLPYIELGIPYSDPIADGPVIQKASEIALQNGINLSCIFDMVNDIKEIMTSKLIVFSYYNPLYVFGFEKFCQKCKETGIYGVLIPDIPTEEESEVIDLLEEFGLVLIPLVTPTSKDRLSYILHNKKRGFVYCVSSLGVTGERAKFHVNLKQFIAQVRAHTQLPIVIGFGVSNREQAREMAEMSDGVVIGSKIISIIKEASEKIFQEDYDRFSNDAAKTVAKEVRKHVEKLCPYVYNK from the coding sequence ATGAGTAAATTATTTGTTCCTTTTATCAGTGCTGGATATCCAACGATAGACACAACGAAAAATATTTTACTTGAATTTAACGATATGGGTCTTCCATATATAGAACTCGGTATCCCATATTCAGACCCAATTGCTGATGGTCCAGTGATACAAAAAGCAAGTGAAATCGCTTTGCAAAATGGCATAAATCTTTCCTGTATCTTTGATATGGTCAATGATATAAAAGAAATTATGACATCGAAATTGATTGTCTTTAGCTACTATAATCCATTATATGTGTTTGGGTTTGAGAAGTTTTGTCAGAAGTGCAAAGAAACTGGCATCTATGGAGTGTTAATACCGGACATTCCGACAGAAGAAGAGTCTGAAGTTATTGATTTATTAGAAGAATTCGGATTAGTACTTATACCACTCGTAACTCCAACTTCTAAAGATCGACTATCCTATATATTGCACAACAAAAAGCGAGGATTTGTTTATTGTGTATCCTCTTTGGGAGTAACTGGTGAACGTGCAAAATTCCATGTGAATTTAAAACAATTTATCGCTCAAGTTCGTGCCCATACGCAGCTTCCAATCGTCATTGGTTTTGGTGTTTCGAACCGAGAACAAGCTCGAGAGATGGCCGAGATGTCTGACGGTGTTGTCATAGGCAGTAAAATTATAAGTATTATAAAAGAAGCTTCTGAAAAGATTTTTCAAGAAGATTATGATAGATTCTCAAATGATGCAGCGAAAACGGTTGCTAAAGAAGTAAGAAAGCATGTTGAAAAACTTTGTCCCTATGTGTACAATAAGTAA
- the trpE gene encoding anthranilate synthase component I has translation MYPSFQTFCEFAKDYQMIPIQKEYIADFETPISIFNKIVHEKNVFLLESVEGGEKWARYSFIGKNPFLIATIHNQQLILKGTINQEIKTLQPLDELERILSDYKSPMIHGMPPFTGGAVGFFAYDIIQYFEKIPKKSGVHNTPEACFLLCDEIIVYDHKLQKMIIIANINIDRTTELSKEKLKELYMLAEQRIDHLYSQLKSNTPQKSVTEKVLKDKIPAFRYRVQSDTSKDEFFAMVDQAKEYIKSGDIFQVVLSQKWSIDTLATPFETYRILRTLNPSPYMYYLDIEGIQVVGTSPELLVRVADKKIETKPIAGTRPRGRTESEDLELEQNLLNDKKECSEHLMLVDLGRNDAGRVSEYGSVKVTQFMEIERYSHVMHIVSNVQGQLRDGLTPFDALKGCFPAGTVSGAPKVRAMEIIAELEKQSRGLYAGAIGYIGFSGNFDSCITIRTIIFENGKAYLQAGAGIVYDSIPEMEYQETINKAKALMSAIEHAEEVFHIEEKGDLYA, from the coding sequence ATGTACCCATCTTTTCAAACATTTTGCGAATTTGCAAAAGACTATCAAATGATTCCTATTCAAAAAGAGTATATTGCTGACTTTGAAACACCCATCAGTATTTTTAATAAAATTGTACATGAGAAAAATGTCTTTTTATTAGAAAGTGTCGAAGGTGGTGAAAAGTGGGCTAGATATTCCTTCATTGGTAAGAACCCATTTCTTATTGCCACAATTCATAATCAACAACTAATTTTAAAAGGTACGATTAATCAAGAAATAAAAACGTTACAACCTTTAGACGAATTAGAAAGAATTCTTTCTGATTATAAGAGTCCAATGATTCATGGGATGCCACCTTTTACAGGGGGAGCGGTAGGTTTTTTTGCTTATGACATAATCCAATATTTTGAGAAAATCCCTAAAAAATCAGGCGTTCATAATACACCAGAAGCATGTTTCTTATTATGTGATGAAATTATCGTTTACGACCATAAACTCCAAAAAATGATTATAATAGCAAATATAAATATTGATCGTACAACAGAGTTATCTAAGGAAAAGTTAAAAGAATTATACATGCTAGCTGAGCAAAGAATTGATCATCTGTACAGTCAATTAAAGAGTAATACACCACAAAAATCGGTTACAGAAAAGGTATTGAAAGATAAGATTCCTGCATTTAGATACCGAGTACAAAGTGATACGTCCAAGGATGAATTTTTCGCGATGGTAGATCAAGCGAAAGAATATATCAAATCAGGCGATATCTTTCAGGTTGTATTATCACAAAAATGGTCTATCGATACACTTGCAACTCCATTTGAGACTTATCGAATCCTAAGAACATTAAATCCTTCACCATATATGTATTACCTTGATATTGAAGGGATTCAGGTAGTAGGCACATCCCCAGAATTGTTGGTACGAGTAGCGGATAAGAAAATTGAGACGAAGCCAATCGCAGGCACAAGACCAAGGGGAAGAACTGAAAGTGAAGACTTAGAGCTTGAGCAAAATCTTTTAAATGATAAGAAAGAGTGTTCGGAACATTTAATGTTAGTTGACTTAGGAAGAAATGACGCAGGTAGAGTATCGGAATATGGTAGCGTTAAAGTAACGCAATTTATGGAAATAGAGCGCTATTCCCATGTAATGCATATCGTATCTAATGTTCAAGGTCAATTACGAGATGGCTTAACTCCCTTTGATGCATTAAAAGGATGTTTCCCAGCAGGAACAGTGTCTGGTGCACCTAAGGTGCGGGCAATGGAGATTATAGCAGAATTGGAGAAACAAAGCCGTGGTCTTTATGCAGGAGCCATTGGATATATAGGATTCTCAGGTAATTTCGATAGCTGTATTACAATACGAACAATAATTTTTGAGAATGGAAAGGCCTACTTGCAGGCTGGAGCAGGTATTGTATATGACTCAATACCAGAGATGGAATACCAAGAAACTATTAACAAAGCAAAAGCACTTATGAGTGCTATTGAACATGCAGAAGAGGTCTTTCACATTGAAGAGAAGGGGGATTTATATGCTTAA